A genomic stretch from Clavelina lepadiformis chromosome 5, kaClaLepa1.1, whole genome shotgun sequence includes:
- the LOC143459287 gene encoding uncharacterized protein LOC143459287, with the protein MHCPLHPDLFLRACVLMNSMPSLAKINSTIQSLFGCGFTGWILLTVALFAPEWTREGDKHCGVIFCCLNLYGNCTITETAVVASEFSYIFSSWLLSFVAIFSSACRCSEVKVENIRQMAVLLVIAGVLAVTGSIEFFIQKFTNDDLNFSAGGFVAHAAGWMLLISGCCGYCFGYGYRDHLGSPCAPCPSRYRRNPWGLQDSRYGPMNFARMKWREFQNTKTGPMSMAT; encoded by the exons ATGCACTGCCCGTTGCACCCAGATTTGTTTCTCAGAGCCTGTGTTTTGATGAATAGCATGCCGAGTCTTGCGAAGATAAATTCTACAATTCAAAGCCTTTTCGGCTGCGGCTTTACCGGTTGGATATTGCTGACAGTTGCCTTGTTTGCTCCGGAATGGACAAGAGAAGGAGACAAGCATTGCGGAGTAATCTTTTGTTGTCTGAATCTTTACGGCAATTGTACAATTACTGAAACAG CTGTGGTGGCGAGTGAATTCAGTTACATCTTTTCCTCCTGGCTTCTTAGTTTTGTTGCCATCTTCTCTTCCGCTTGTCGGTGCAGCGAAGTTAAAGTGGAAAACATCCGGCAGATGGCGGTATTGTTGGTAATAGCAG GGGTTCTAGCAGTGACTGGTAGCATCGAATTCTTCATTCAAAAATTCACCAATGATGATTTGAATTTCTCCGCCGGCGGATTCGTCGCCCACGCAGCCGGATGGATGCTTCTAATCTCCGGATGTTGCGGATATTGCTTCGGTTACGGATACCGAGACCACCTAGGTAGCCCATGTGCTCCGTGCCCGTCGCGATATCGTAGAAATCCGTGGGGATTGCAGGATTCCCGTTACGGTCCGATGAATTTCGCCAGAATGAAATGGCGCGAATTTCAAAATACCAAAACTGGTCCGATGAGTATGGCGACATAG